One Companilactobacillus heilongjiangensis genomic window, ACGTTGGTTAAATTTACATTCTCTAAACTACTATCGGCAAAAATTCCATACATTTGTATTTCACTATAGTTATTCGGATCAGCATTATTTATAACAGTCATATCCGTCATATCAGCAGTTTTTAGATTTTTATTACGCGCAAACATACTTGTATAGTTTCTGATTGTTGAACTTGTAAAGCCTTTAAAATCTGCCACCGTCATGCCACTATCAGAAAATAGTGATGAAATATCTGTAGCACTACTCATATTCAAGTCCCGCCAATTAACATTATGTAAACTTGTGTCATACCAGAACATACCCTCAAAATTTTGTGTATTTGATGTATCTAAGTTGGTTAAATTATCAACTTCATTTAAATTTTTCATATTGTTAAATAGTTCAGCAATACTTGTCCCAGCAACGACTTTTCCATCAAAAACAACCTTTTGAATTTTATCAATATATTTTTTATCTCTAAAAGGATTGACACTCTCGGAACCAGGAATAGTCACAAATGGTGCCCAAGTACCCGCTCCTATATGTAATTCTCCAGCTTGATTAAGATACCAATCACTTCCAGTTTCACCACTACTTGAATCTGTACCTACGAATGCTTTGCCATACATCTCACTTGAAGCAATGTTACCTTTAGAATCTGTAACTTCATTTGGAGTATTGGAAATTTGATTATCATTTTGAGTATTATTATCACGTGTTGTTTGAGGTGCTTCTTCTGTATCTTTCGGAATTTGGCTTTCATCAGTATTAGAAGTATCAACTTTATCGGTAGCGGGAGTTACTTTTTGTTCATCAGTTGTTTCAACTTTTCCAGTGCTATTTAGACTAGGAGTTGGAACACCAACAGTTGGTTTCCCACTTTGATCAACAGTACCGTCACTCCCTTTTTGCGGACTAGAATCACCCGGTACTGTTCCTTGTACGCTCTCTGTTTGTTGAGTATTAACAGTATTAGTATCAACGTTATCAGCCTTAACAACCATTGATGGCATTCCTAAAATGATTCCACCCGCTAAAGCCAGAGTAGTTGCCACTATCCAGTTCTTTCCTGATTTATACAATTTCTTTCTTAAAATTACATTGGATTGTTTTTTCAATTGTTGAAATCTCATACCAATCACCTGTCCCCTTTATATCACCATAATAGTTCTTTTGATTCCTTTTTTACGTCAAATATAAATAAATAGGTAAGGTTAAACATATCCGTTTATTTTCAAATTACCAATAGAAAATCAGTTAGTCGGAAGAGCTGAGAATATTTACCCGCTGTGGGTGTGGCGTTATTGCTTTAGCAATTACACCACCGGGCGAGTTTTGAGATTTGCGTACTTTGCGGAGCTCAAAATCGAGGTTCGAGACCGCACTTCGGCTCGGGCCGGTCCGCATAGCAGGTAAATATTCTCAGCTCTGGAGACGGCCTTTAATAATACAAAAAAATCCAACCAACGAATTAACGTTGACTGGATTTTCTATTACTCACTAATAAAATCAATAATATAACAACTGCCATTGGCAATAATAAACGGACCATATCATACAACATGTTGAAGCCGACCAAACCGACTAACATTGCTGCAAGAAAAGGCCAAAAGCCCAATTCTTCTCGAAAATCAGTTACCATTTGTTGAACTAAATTGTTGGTACGAATGAGGATTACTAAGAATAAAATCAACCACACATTGTATCCCATTGTTGACCAAGCTTGAGTTAACTTGATCAGGAATGCGAAAGCAATCAGCGCATAGGCTACGATACCTTTGGTGTCTCTTTCTCTCAAACGTACATCACTAGTTAACATTAAGGCAACTAGGAGAAGAATATTTGATATTAAATTATAAATGTTCACAACAATTCCCCTTAATTAAAATCATGCTTTCTAGTATAGCAAGGTTTTAGGAAAAAGTTATGACTTATAGGAAAAATTTAATTATTTTGTATAACATCCTCAAAACTAAATTTTCCATCATCGTAACTCATCTTCACGACTGCACAGTTGTGCAAACTGACCTTCTCCTTGATAGCCTGAATATCCATCCACTTCAATAAAAATGCATAAATTGCGCCGCCATGACTTACTGCCAAGACATTTTCGCCATCTTTAGCTTGCTCCATGACCTTTGTTAAAGTTTCATTCATACGGTCTTGAACGTCATAATCTGATTCCCCATGAAATTGGACAAAGAAGTCGCCATAAGAGTTACGTCCCGGCTGGTTGTGTGGATTAAGATACTCTGGTTTTGCTTCAAAGACACCAAAATTCCACTCCTTGAGACCCTTTAGACGTTGATATGGTTGGTCAGTAATTAATTCCAAAGTATCAGAAGCACGCTCCTGAGTTGAAGAATATGCATGGTCAAATTTAATTCCAGCCTCTTGGAAATGTTTGCCCACTGTCTTAGCTGAATCGATTCCTTTTTGCGTTAACGGTGAATCACAGGCACCCTGAATCAAATGTAATTGGTTGAATAAAGTTTCCCCATGGCGCATTAAATAAAGTGTTTTCGTCATTTTTTCACCTCATTATTTTTATCTATCACCTTCAGTATGGGTCAAAATCAGTTGCTTGTATAATACTTATTTCGAATCACTCGTTATGTTTAACATGCATAGGTCAACATTTAAGAAGGCAAGAAGAGGTTGTGACATAACTATTTTTATCTTAAACACACAGCAAGTTTTTCCGCTTAAAACAAATTACTCCAGCAATCCAAAATCGGATTACTGGAGTAATTTACCTTATTGCTCGAAAGCTGACCGTATTTTGTCACACTCTCCTACTCTGTAATACTATCTGATAAATTCCAATAAATTGTTCCATCATATTTACCGCTTGGCACGACTCCGGAGTTAACGTGTAATAATACACCTTCATCGCTAGCCCACTCATCAGAAACCTTTGTAATCTCTTTTGTTGGACTGGCAGTCAAATCTTCATCGATTAAAACTTTTCCATCTTGAAGTGACGAGGTATTTCCAGAATCATCAGTAAAGACTAATTCACCATTGAAAACATCGTTGTTCGCATCGACTAATTCTGAGCTATTGGCAGTCAAGACCCATTTAGTGTTGGTACTATTGACTTCAACACCCCAATCTTCTTGACGAGGGATAGTTCTTTCCTTTTCATCAGCACGGACAAATTGGAAGTCATATTCATCTTTACTTACTAAAGACAAATCATTTTTCTTAACTCTAACCGTATACGTCACTTCTTTCGAGGCTAATGTATCAGGGATTCCGTCCGAACCAACATAATTTGGATCTACAGCATAAACACTAATTGTGTGGTCACTCTCATCAGAACTAGTAAATGGTATCGCAAAGTGACCGTCCGCACTGGCGGTATCTTTAACCAACTGAGCATCCCCACCGTCAACCGATACATAGAAATTAATATCGTTATTATCGATAGGCTGTTCAACATTTGGCGTATCATTCTCAACAATTTTCATCGTACCAGTCAAATCAACTGAATGGTCGGGTGAAGTTGTGATGACATCATCCGATGTCTTGGTGAGTGTCAAAGTTGCTCGAGCTGCTTGAATTGTAAATGGCGGTGTCTGCACATCAGTCTTATAATTATCACCTTCCAAAGTTGCATGGGAAAGTGGCACTTGTAAGGCTGTATTGACATCAGGCACAGGATTTGCGGTCGCATTGAGCTCGATATTTGCCCATGGATTAGTTAAACTCAAAGAATTTCCAATTTTAAATGTTAACATTTTGACGGTTGAAGTTTTACCTGTCTTTTTATCTGTTATTTCTGTATCTTTTAGCGCA contains:
- a CDS encoding histidine phosphatase family protein, whose amino-acid sequence is MTKTLYLMRHGETLFNQLHLIQGACDSPLTQKGIDSAKTVGKHFQEAGIKFDHAYSSTQERASDTLELITDQPYQRLKGLKEWNFGVFEAKPEYLNPHNQPGRNSYGDFFVQFHGESDYDVQDRMNETLTKVMEQAKDGENVLAVSHGGAIYAFLLKWMDIQAIKEKVSLHNCAVVKMSYDDGKFSFEDVIQNN